The Candida dubliniensis CD36 chromosome 2, complete sequence genome contains a region encoding:
- a CDS encoding RNA binding protein, putative (Similar to S. cerevisiae NAM8;~In S. cerevisiae: this is an RNA binding protein, component of the U1 snRNP protein. Mutants are defective in meiotic recombination and in formation of viable spores, involved in the formation of DSBs through meiosis-specific splicing of MER2 pre-mRNA.), translated as MSTYQNSGYRPRGYSSSYSSRSRGSNGGGNRGASNRGRFNNGYHQTPHTSYRQRQTLASSSSYKARQNLYQQHSVPLRNNEFQMWMGDLDPHWTEESIDNLWTKLVSKPHHVKIMRDRLQPSKPSYCFVTFRDKESIDLAIQRNGQKVPDSNRVFKLNYSGRNSTGSNDRSTNLSNEYSIFIGDLAPEVSDATLFNKFSMKYPNQIKQAKVIVDSSTRKSKGFGFVKFHSPETMNRALKEMQGYTIGSKAIRVGLAAGSNVDTSSQPVTKLDHHRIPVPQPQPALNQFTDPNNTSLTISGLSGRITESELEQHFIGFGDIIYCRVSRDYQTGYVKFYSRSATESAFLNMYGYMINDCRLQIAWGSSVQVSGVNVNYLPNVTGEIYEKAKKSPAIYAHPDYPYLRFDKLSSDEIKKLPQRLDGSDVLTSSQIDEAYLNHKRYREKLFNDALY; from the coding sequence ATGTCTACATATCAAAATTCTGGGTACAGACCTAGAGGATACTCTTCGAGTTACTCTTCTCGCCTGAGAGGAAGTAATGGCGGAGGTAACCGTGGTGCTAGCAACCGGGGAAGATTCAACAATGGTTACCATCAGACACCTCATACAAGTTACAGACAAAGACAGACACtagcatcatcatcatcttaTAAAGCTAGACAGAATCTTTATCAGCAACACAGCGTACCTTTGAGGAATAACGAGTTTCAGATGTGGATGGGTGATTTAGATCCCCATTGGACagaagaatcaattgataatttgtgGACAAAATTAGTATCAAAACCCCATCACGTCAAAATCATGAGAGATCGACTACAACCACTGAAGCCTAGCTATTGCTTTGTGACTTTTAGAGACAAAGAGTCCATTGATTTGGCCATACAGAGAAATGGGCAAAAAGTTCCGGACTCAAATAGAGTTTTCAAACTAAACTATTCTGGCAGAAACTCAACAGGCAGTAATGATCGCAGTACCAATTTGTCCAATGaatattctatttttattgGAGATTTAGCTCCCGAGGTATCTGATGCCACCTTATTCAACAAGTTTAGCATGAAGtatccaaatcaaatcaagcAAGCTAAAGTTATCGTTGATTCTTCAACTAGAAAAAGTAAAGGTTTCGGGTTTGTTAAATTTCATTCACCCGAAACAATGAACCGAGCACTAAAGGAAATGCAGGGCTATACCATTGGATCCAAAGCTATCAGAGTTGGCTTAGCAGCAGGATCTAATGTGGATACAAGTTCCCAGCCAGTCACAAAACTAGATCATCACAGAATTCCTGTGCCCCAACCACAACCAGCTCTAAACCAATTTACTGATCCAAATAACACAAGTTTGACAATTAGTGGATTGTCTGGACGTATCACTGAGAGCGAACTTGAACAGCATTTCATAGGGTTTGGGGATATAATATACTGTCGTGTTTCCAGGGACTACCAAACTGGTTATGTCAAGTTTTATTCAAGATCAGCTACAGAAAGTGCTTTTTTAAACATGTATGGCTACATGATCAATGACTGCAGGTTACAAATAGCGTGGGGTAGTAGTGTGCAAGTTTCCGGTGTTAATGTGAACTATTTACCTAACGTAACAGGTGAAATCTACGAAAAGGCTAAAAAATCACCAGCTATCTATGCTCATCCTGACTATCCTTATTTGcgatttgataaattaagtAGTGATGAGATTAAGAAGCTTCCACAACGTCTCGATGGAAGTGATGTGCTTACTTCAAGCCAAATCGATGAGGCTTATTTGAATCACAAAAGATATAGAGAAAAGTTGTTTAATGATGCATTGTACTAG